One region of Alcanivorax sediminis genomic DNA includes:
- a CDS encoding AAA family ATPase has product MSDLNDLRMLLDSRYPIVVIETWEELRALDLIRRLGMKEGRPVFAWNAVDGLRRLEFDDVPSQKHTVEPEAVLGQIRGTSQPGIYALCDLHPFLKDEPKNVRLLKEIALHHERLQHSLVLISHQFEIPAEIRRYSARFSLSMPDEKQLEHIVQDEARRFKQEKGERVRADRESLDRLIRNLRGLSVEDARKLARGAILHDGAITEADLPEVNKAKFALMEMDGVLSYEYDTESFANVGGLQGLKQWLGKREKAFHGDTDIDSPRGVMLVGVQGGGKSLAAKSVAGLWGLPLLRLDMGAIYNKFFGESERNVREALRMAETMSPCVLWIDEIEKGIAVGDNDGGTSRRVLGTLLTWMAENQSKVFMVATANDIERLPPELIRKGRLDEIFFVDLPDAAVREDIFRIHLNKRGLPASSFDLAALSAGSEGFTGAEIEQAVVAGLYSAGAAERALDQSLLEAELAATVPLSVTMAEPLARLRHWCQGRAVNAGA; this is encoded by the coding sequence ATGAGTGATCTGAACGACCTGAGAATGCTGCTCGACTCCCGCTATCCGATTGTGGTGATCGAGACCTGGGAAGAGCTGAGAGCGCTGGATTTGATCCGGCGGCTGGGAATGAAGGAAGGACGACCGGTGTTTGCCTGGAATGCCGTGGATGGCCTGCGTCGGCTGGAGTTTGATGATGTGCCCAGCCAGAAGCATACGGTGGAGCCGGAAGCGGTATTGGGCCAGATCCGTGGCACCAGTCAGCCAGGCATTTATGCGTTATGCGATCTGCACCCTTTCCTTAAAGATGAGCCGAAAAATGTTCGTCTGCTCAAGGAGATTGCCCTTCATCATGAACGGCTCCAGCACTCGTTGGTGCTGATCAGCCACCAGTTTGAGATACCTGCGGAAATTCGCCGGTACTCGGCCCGGTTCAGCCTTTCCATGCCGGATGAAAAGCAGCTGGAGCACATCGTTCAGGATGAGGCGCGCCGCTTCAAGCAGGAGAAAGGCGAGCGGGTGCGTGCGGATCGCGAGTCGCTGGATCGCTTGATCAGAAACCTGCGTGGTCTGAGCGTTGAGGATGCGCGCAAACTGGCCCGTGGTGCCATCCTCCATGACGGTGCCATCACCGAAGCGGACCTGCCGGAAGTGAACAAGGCCAAGTTCGCGCTGATGGAAATGGATGGGGTTCTCAGCTACGAGTACGACACCGAAAGCTTTGCCAATGTGGGCGGGTTGCAGGGGCTCAAGCAGTGGCTGGGCAAGCGCGAAAAAGCGTTTCATGGTGACACTGACATTGACTCCCCCCGTGGCGTGATGCTGGTGGGGGTGCAGGGCGGCGGTAAGAGCCTGGCAGCCAAGTCGGTAGCGGGCTTGTGGGGTTTGCCGTTATTGCGTCTCGATATGGGGGCCATCTACAACAAGTTTTTTGGTGAGTCTGAGCGCAATGTACGTGAAGCATTGCGAATGGCCGAAACCATGTCTCCCTGTGTGCTGTGGATCGACGAGATCGAGAAGGGTATCGCCGTGGGTGACAACGATGGCGGCACCTCTCGGCGGGTTCTGGGTACGCTGCTGACCTGGATGGCGGAGAACCAGAGCAAGGTATTCATGGTGGCCACGGCCAATGATATTGAACGGTTGCCGCCGGAGCTGATTCGGAAGGGCCGCCTGGATGAGATCTTCTTTGTGGATCTGCCGGATGCGGCGGTGCGTGAAGACATCTTTCGCATTCACCTCAACAAACGGGGGCTACCAGCCTCCAGCTTTGATCTGGCTGCGTTGTCGGCTGGCAGCGAAGGTTTCACCGGGGCTGAAATCGAGCAAGCGGTGGTGGCCGGGCTGTACAGCGCCGGTGCGGCAGAGCGGGCGCTGGACCAGTCCTTGCTGGAGGCGGAGTTGGCAGCTACCGTGCCGCTGTCTGTGACCATGGCTGAGCCGCTGGCACGTTTGCGGCACTGGTGTCAGGGCAGGGCGGTGAATGCCGGTGCTTGA
- the speD gene encoding adenosylmethionine decarboxylase, whose product MRRCVSSNVAVKRPWGTAVVKDPNPKIKVHGFNNLTKSLSFNIFDIAYAKTEQHRKEYIEYIDELYNAERLTEILTNVTKIIGANILNVARQDYDPQGASVTMLIAEHESPPDGSDWDEEAPGPLPDTVVAHLDKSHVTVHTYPESHPDNGISTFRVDVDVSTCGVISPLRALNYLIHSFDSDIVTVDYRVRGMTRDLDGTKHYIDHDINSIQNFLTEDTQNAYQMIDVNVYQENIFHTKMLLKDFDIDNYLFGAGSDEFDQEELDQIEERLKTEMLEIFYSRNLG is encoded by the coding sequence ATGCGGCGTTGTGTTAGTTCTAATGTGGCGGTGAAACGCCCATGGGGTACGGCTGTGGTGAAAGATCCCAATCCCAAGATTAAGGTTCACGGTTTCAACAACCTGACCAAATCCTTGAGCTTCAATATCTTTGATATTGCTTACGCGAAGACTGAGCAGCATCGTAAGGAATACATCGAATATATTGATGAGCTGTATAACGCTGAGCGTCTCACCGAGATTCTCACCAATGTGACCAAGATCATTGGCGCCAACATTCTCAATGTGGCTCGTCAGGATTACGACCCGCAGGGCGCCAGCGTGACCATGCTGATTGCCGAGCATGAGTCGCCGCCGGACGGTTCTGACTGGGATGAGGAAGCGCCGGGTCCGCTGCCGGATACCGTGGTGGCTCACTTGGACAAGAGCCACGTGACGGTTCACACCTATCCAGAGTCTCATCCGGACAATGGTATTTCCACTTTCCGGGTGGACGTGGACGTGTCGACCTGTGGGGTTATTTCACCGCTGCGTGCGCTGAACTACCTGATCCACAGCTTCGACTCCGACATCGTGACCGTGGATTACCGGGTGCGAGGCATGACCCGTGACCTGGATGGTACCAAGCACTACATCGATCACGACATCAACTCGATCCAGAACTTCCTCACCGAAGATACCCAGAACGCCTATCAAATGATCGACGTGAATGTGTATCAGGAAAACATCTTCCACACCAAGATGCTGCTGAAGGATTTCGACATCGACAACTATCTGTTCGGTGCCGGTAGCGACGAGTTTGATCAGGAAGAGCTGGATCAGATTGAGGAGCGCCTGAAGACTGAGATGCTGGAGATTTTCTACAGCCGGAATCTGGGCTAA
- the trpD gene encoding anthranilate phosphoribosyltransferase, whose amino-acid sequence MNIQEALAKVVDQIDLSVDEMQDVMRLIMTGGATDAQIGGFLVALRMKSESLDEITGGVQVMRELVTAVPVANRQYLVDIVGTGGDGANLFNVSSASAFVAAAAGAHVAKHGGRSVSSSSGSADLLETAGIALDLTPEQIGSCVDNVGVGFMFAPNHHKAMKYAVGPRKDLGMRTLFNILGPMTNPAGVQRLVLGVFSEKLCRPMAEVMGRLGGEHVMVVHSKDGLDEISLATRTHVAEFKDGQVTEYDVTPEDLGLDSASLVGLDVTSADSSLALIKDALGKRSTEAANKAADMIALNAGAAIYVSGITRTHKEGVRMAEDLIHNGEAAERMRELAQFSNALKAAD is encoded by the coding sequence ATGAACATTCAGGAAGCGCTGGCCAAGGTGGTCGACCAGATCGACCTGAGCGTGGACGAGATGCAGGACGTGATGCGCCTGATCATGACTGGCGGTGCCACTGATGCCCAGATTGGTGGGTTTCTGGTGGCCCTGCGCATGAAGAGCGAATCTCTGGATGAAATTACCGGCGGTGTGCAGGTAATGCGCGAGCTGGTGACGGCGGTGCCGGTGGCCAACCGCCAGTACCTGGTGGATATCGTGGGTACCGGTGGTGATGGTGCCAACCTGTTCAATGTGTCCTCTGCCAGTGCCTTTGTGGCGGCGGCGGCCGGTGCCCATGTGGCCAAGCATGGTGGGCGTTCGGTGAGTTCCAGTAGTGGTTCTGCTGATCTGCTGGAAACCGCGGGTATTGCTTTGGATCTCACTCCGGAGCAGATCGGCAGCTGTGTGGATAATGTGGGTGTAGGCTTCATGTTTGCGCCCAATCACCACAAGGCCATGAAGTATGCGGTAGGGCCGCGCAAGGATCTGGGTATGCGTACCCTGTTCAATATTCTCGGCCCCATGACCAACCCGGCGGGCGTGCAACGTCTGGTGCTGGGGGTGTTCAGCGAGAAGCTGTGCCGCCCCATGGCGGAGGTGATGGGCCGTCTCGGTGGTGAGCATGTGATGGTGGTACACAGCAAGGATGGTCTGGACGAGATCTCCCTGGCCACCCGTACCCATGTGGCGGAGTTCAAGGACGGTCAGGTCACGGAATATGACGTGACCCCGGAAGATCTCGGTCTCGACTCCGCCTCTCTGGTAGGGCTGGATGTGACCAGCGCGGACAGCTCCCTGGCCCTGATCAAGGATGCCCTCGGCAAGCGCTCCACCGAGGCGGCCAACAAGGCGGCGGACATGATTGCACTGAATGCCGGCGCAGCCATCTATGTGAGCGGCATTACCCGCACTCACAAAGAGGGGGTACGAATGGCGGAAGACCTGATACACAATGGGGAGGCAGCCGAACGCATGCGTGAGCTGGCTCAGTTCAGTAACGCCCTGAAGGCTGCTGACTAG
- the coq7 gene encoding 2-polyprenyl-3-methyl-6-methoxy-1,4-benzoquinone monooxygenase yields MTERRLSPLDRLLARADNALRTLTPGTIQAEREPTATPDSPGGVAQPGNLPKDHRRHVMGLMRINHTGEVCAQALYQGQASTASLPHIRHAMEEAAKEEEDHLAWCEERIRELGGTPSKLNPIFYAMSYAMGATAGLIGDRWSLGFVSETENQVVKHLESHLFQVPESDLRTRAILEQMRTDELKHAVTAKDAGGADLPPPIRHAMTLMSKVMTFTTYRV; encoded by the coding sequence ATGACCGAACGCCGACTTTCTCCTCTCGATCGCCTGCTGGCCCGTGCCGACAATGCCCTGCGCACCCTGACACCGGGCACCATTCAGGCGGAACGCGAACCCACCGCCACGCCGGACAGCCCGGGCGGGGTGGCCCAGCCTGGCAATCTGCCGAAGGATCATCGTCGTCATGTAATGGGGCTGATGCGAATCAATCATACGGGCGAAGTTTGCGCCCAGGCGCTCTACCAGGGCCAGGCCAGTACCGCCAGCCTGCCGCATATCCGCCATGCCATGGAAGAAGCGGCCAAAGAGGAAGAGGATCATCTGGCCTGGTGTGAAGAGCGTATTCGCGAACTGGGGGGCACTCCCAGCAAGCTCAACCCGATCTTCTACGCCATGAGTTATGCCATGGGTGCCACTGCCGGATTGATTGGTGATCGCTGGAGCCTGGGCTTTGTCTCCGAAACGGAAAACCAGGTGGTGAAACATCTGGAGTCCCATCTGTTCCAGGTACCGGAAAGTGACTTGCGCACCCGCGCCATTCTCGAGCAAATGCGCACGGACGAGCTCAAGCACGCCGTCACCGCCAAAGACGCCGGCGGCGCTGACCTCCCCCCCCCTATCCGCCATGCCATGACATTGATGAGCAAGGTGATGACGTTTACGACCTACCGGGTTTGA
- the trpC gene encoding indole-3-glycerol phosphate synthase TrpC, whose amino-acid sequence MSTGTILDKIIARKQEEIAVGKNNYTLGDLQSMAENQGKARGFARALFDRVRDKQPAVIAEIKKASPSKGVIRDDFDPVAIARSYEKNGAACLSVLTDQDFFQGHDDYLRAARNAVSLPVIRKDFMIDPWQIFESRAMGADAVLLIVAALSDAQLDELNHAAQQAGCDVLVEVHTEEELERAVKLNAELIGINNRNLHTFETSLDTTLTLAEKVPGDRMIITESGIHTAADVKLMRSNGIHSFLVGEAFMRQDDPGAGLKALFFS is encoded by the coding sequence ATGAGTACAGGGACCATTCTCGACAAAATCATTGCCCGCAAGCAGGAAGAGATTGCGGTGGGCAAGAACAATTACACCCTGGGTGATCTGCAGTCCATGGCAGAGAATCAGGGCAAGGCCCGTGGCTTTGCCCGCGCCTTGTTCGATCGGGTGCGTGACAAGCAGCCTGCGGTGATCGCTGAAATCAAGAAGGCATCGCCCAGCAAGGGGGTAATCCGTGATGATTTTGATCCCGTTGCCATCGCCCGCAGTTATGAAAAAAACGGCGCTGCCTGCTTGTCAGTGCTGACCGATCAGGATTTCTTCCAGGGCCACGACGACTACCTCAGAGCTGCCCGTAATGCAGTTAGCCTGCCAGTGATCCGCAAGGACTTCATGATCGACCCGTGGCAGATTTTTGAATCCCGAGCTATGGGGGCCGATGCGGTACTGCTGATTGTGGCGGCCCTGTCTGATGCCCAGTTGGACGAGCTTAACCATGCCGCCCAGCAGGCCGGCTGTGATGTGCTGGTAGAAGTGCATACCGAGGAAGAGCTGGAGCGGGCGGTGAAGCTGAATGCGGAGCTGATCGGCATCAATAACCGTAACCTGCACACCTTCGAGACCAGCCTGGATACCACCCTGACACTGGCGGAGAAGGTACCCGGTGATCGCATGATCATCACCGAAAGTGGCATCCACACCGCTGCCGACGTGAAGCTGATGCGCAGCAACGGCATCCATTCCTTCCTGGTAGGCGAGGCGTTCATGCGTCAGGACGACCCGGGGGCGGGGCTGAAGGCGCTGTTCTTCAGTTAA
- a CDS encoding OsmC family protein — translation MKAVVKWQGAACYEGQTESGHTVLMDGPPDHGGENRGPRPMETLLLGVGGCSSFDVVHILKKSRQDVTDCRCELTAERVDEVPAVFSKIHLHFIVSGNNLKETQVKRAVELSAEKYCSASIMLGRGGVEITHSYTIEA, via the coding sequence ATGAAAGCAGTGGTGAAATGGCAGGGAGCGGCCTGCTATGAAGGGCAGACCGAAAGCGGCCATACCGTGCTGATGGATGGCCCTCCGGATCATGGTGGCGAGAACCGTGGTCCTCGCCCCATGGAGACACTGCTGCTGGGTGTGGGAGGCTGTTCCTCCTTTGATGTGGTGCATATCCTGAAAAAATCCCGACAGGACGTGACCGACTGCCGCTGCGAACTGACTGCAGAGCGCGTGGATGAAGTGCCGGCGGTCTTCAGCAAGATCCACCTGCATTTCATCGTCAGCGGCAATAACCTGAAAGAGACTCAGGTGAAGCGTGCCGTTGAGCTGTCTGCCGAGAAATATTGCTCAGCCAGCATCATGCTGGGGCGCGGTGGTGTTGAGATCACCCATAGTTATACCATTGAGGCCTGA
- the crp gene encoding cAMP-activated global transcriptional regulator CRP — MTEGNKIIPNLDHFLANCHRRKYPAKSTIIYAGDESDALYYILKGSVTVMIEDDDGREMIMAYLNEGDFFGEMGLFENDPSRSAWVKAKSECEVAEVSYAKFKQLAREDADILFAVSAQIAGRLRATTRKVGDLAFLDVTGRVAGTLLDLCKQPDAMTHPDGMQIKVTRQEIGRIVGCSREMVGRVLKNLEEQGLVSVKGKTMVVYGTR; from the coding sequence ATGACTGAAGGCAACAAAATTATTCCAAATCTGGACCATTTCCTGGCCAATTGTCACCGTCGCAAGTATCCGGCGAAGAGCACAATTATCTATGCCGGGGATGAGTCAGATGCACTTTATTACATTCTGAAGGGGTCTGTGACCGTCATGATTGAGGATGATGACGGCCGCGAAATGATTATGGCCTACCTCAATGAGGGGGACTTCTTTGGTGAAATGGGATTGTTCGAAAACGATCCGTCCCGTTCTGCCTGGGTCAAGGCCAAAAGCGAGTGTGAAGTAGCGGAAGTCAGCTACGCCAAATTCAAGCAACTGGCCCGTGAGGACGCCGACATCCTGTTCGCTGTGTCCGCCCAGATTGCCGGACGTCTGCGCGCCACCACCCGCAAGGTAGGTGATCTGGCGTTCCTGGACGTTACCGGTCGTGTCGCGGGCACCCTGCTGGATCTGTGCAAGCAACCCGACGCCATGACCCACCCGGACGGCATGCAGATCAAGGTGACCCGCCAGGAAATCGGCCGCATTGTTGGCTGTTCCCGTGAAATGGTGGGCCGGGTACTGAAGAACCTGGAAGAACAGGGTCTGGTGTCCGTGAAAGGCAAGACCATGGTGGTTTACGGCACGCGGTAA
- a CDS encoding AraC family transcriptional regulator, with translation MPVLDPALAGSDQSLSAAYVDAVLPDLLCHYGLSREDILARAGIEEERFSRPEQLLPLVDVLRLFLVIMQASGDTGLGFEIGRRVRPRSYQVLGYVILASRDLGQAIDRLIRFESLSGKLGETRIDHGDGVVRLQWLCPLSGEPARYLVEAAITGWVAFIRPLLPERLAPQAVCFRHAPPADITRYQQYFAAPVQFDADFDGVVLDAELLNAPLNTADPGLAGMMEREARELLAEFDVNTNLASAVRAAIYRQLAGGEPSLESVAQALGLTARVLSKRLTAQSLRFPEMLDSLRKTLAELYLQDESLSLTEIALLLGFAESSSFSRAFRRWRGVSPNQYRRC, from the coding sequence ATGCCGGTGCTTGACCCGGCACTGGCCGGCTCTGACCAGAGCCTGTCTGCGGCCTATGTGGATGCGGTGCTGCCGGATCTGCTATGCCATTACGGGTTATCCCGTGAGGACATCCTTGCCCGCGCAGGGATAGAGGAAGAGCGCTTTTCCCGTCCGGAACAGTTGCTGCCTCTGGTTGATGTGCTGCGCCTGTTTCTGGTGATCATGCAGGCCAGTGGTGATACCGGGCTGGGATTCGAGATCGGGCGCAGGGTGCGACCCCGCTCCTATCAGGTGCTGGGCTATGTGATTCTGGCCAGCCGTGACCTGGGCCAGGCCATTGATCGCCTCATACGTTTTGAAAGCCTGTCAGGCAAGTTGGGTGAAACCCGGATTGATCATGGTGATGGTGTGGTACGCCTGCAGTGGTTGTGCCCACTCAGTGGTGAGCCGGCCCGGTATCTGGTGGAAGCCGCGATTACTGGTTGGGTCGCCTTTATCCGGCCGCTGCTGCCAGAGCGCCTGGCTCCTCAGGCCGTCTGTTTCCGCCATGCGCCGCCAGCGGATATCACGCGTTACCAGCAGTACTTTGCTGCCCCGGTTCAGTTTGACGCTGACTTTGATGGCGTAGTGCTGGATGCCGAGTTGCTGAACGCCCCGCTGAATACGGCCGATCCCGGGCTGGCCGGGATGATGGAACGGGAGGCCAGGGAGCTGCTGGCAGAGTTCGATGTGAATACCAATCTTGCCAGTGCGGTCCGGGCGGCCATCTATCGACAGTTGGCAGGGGGCGAGCCCTCGCTGGAGAGCGTGGCCCAGGCGTTGGGGCTGACCGCCAGGGTGTTGAGCAAGCGGTTAACCGCGCAGTCACTGCGCTTCCCCGAGATGCTGGACAGCCTGCGCAAGACGTTGGCAGAGCTGTACCTGCAGGACGAATCCCTGTCGTTAACCGAGATTGCCCTGCTGCTGGGGTTTGCAGAGTCCAGTTCTTTCAGTCGAGCATTTCGCCGCTGGCGAGGGGTGAGTCCGAACCAGTACCGTCGCTGTTAG